AAGGAGAAGAGCTGGATGTCCTTCTTCGAGCCGCTCTTGTTGGTGACCCGGGTGCGCCAGATCTCCACGTTCTCGCCGGGAACGATGAAGAAGAGGACCTCCACCTCGACGCCGTTCTTCTCGCCCGTGATCTTCGTGTAGCCCAGGCCGTGGCGGCACTCGTAGCGATCCAGAGCCGTCTTGAGGGGCTTCCACATGGGGTTCCACACGACCCCGCCGTCGTTCACGTACAGGTAGCGCCCGCCGAGGTCCATCGGCACGTTGTTGTACCGGTAGCGCGTCAACCGGCGCAGCTTGGCGTCCTTCCAGAACGTGTAGCCGCCGGCCGTGTTGGTGCAGAGGCCGAACATCTCGTCCGAGCCCAGGTAGTTGAGCCAGGGCAGCGGCGTGTCGGGCCGGGTGATGACGTACTCGCGGCTCTCGTCGTCGAAGTGGCCGTACTGATTGCTCATGGACGCGCGGTCTCCGTGGATAGCGACAGAAAAAAACCCGGAGGCAGCGCTGCCCCGGGTCGGATAAGCCGATGATTGTCAGGCCTGGGGCCTCCGAGCGAGCTCAGAGGGTCGCCACTCTAGACCCCGGCGCCTCCGCTTGTCAACGGGGCCTGGGGGCGCGCTCGCCGGCGTTTTGCCAGGGAGAACGCCGCGCTCCGTCGCGCTCCGTCGCGCTCCGTCGCGCCGTGTTGCGCGTTGGCGCATGGTTGGTGTGCGGCAGACAACGCAGGATTGCAGTGAAGGAGAAATTTTACACACCGAAGCTCCGCGGGCCTCGACTCGCTCGCGGAGCCGCGTATCCGCCGCTTCAACCGGCCTTGAACGTGTCGTAACGGCCGGCGCGCGGCGCGACGCGCGCCTCCAGCGCTGCGCGCTCCGCGGGCGGCATCGGGAAGGAGAGGGATCGCGCGCCCAGGTTCTCGCGCACCTCGGCGATCGACGAGCAGCCGATGATCACCGTGTCGGCGTGGCTCGCCGCGTAGTGGATGAGCTCGCTCGCGCTCGCGGCGCGATCCTGGAGCAGGCGGCCCGCGGCCATGATCTTCATGCCGATGACGCCGACTCCGCGCCGCCGCGCCTCCTCGACAACGGTCGTCAGGAACGGTCGCCGCGCCGGATCTGCGGGGTTTACCGCGCAGAGCACGGTGTCCACAGGATACCGCCGCATCGCCTCCAGGAGGATCCGCGGGTCGTGGTGGCCGGTGATCCCGACGTGGCGCACGCGGCCGTCCGCCCTGGCCTGCTCCACGGCCTCGATGGCGCCCCGCTTGCCGAAGATGGCGTCGAGCTCCTCGATCTCCCGCAGATCGTGCAGCTGCCATAAATCGAGGTGGTCTGTCCCGAGCCGACGCAGGCTGTCGTCGAGCAGCCGCAGCGCGCCGTCGCGATCGCGCGCATGGGTCTTGGAGGCGAGGAAGACCTGCTCGCGCGCCTTCGGGCCGGCGGCGCGGAAGGCCTCACCGTAGTAGTCCTGGCTCTGCTGGTATGCAGGCGCGGTGTCGCAGTACCTGACCCCGAGGCGCAGGGCCTCCAGGATCACGGGCACCGCCTCGCGGTGACGGCCCGTCGTGCGGAGGATCCCCTCGCCCCCGAGCGACACCGGCTCCACCTGCGCGCCGGTCCGCCCGAGCGTGCGGGCCGGCCCCCCGGCGGCCGCAGGCGCCGCCGGCGACGGGCGGCCGGCTACCCCGACCGCCACGGCCGCTGCGGTCGTGGCGACCGCTCCCAGCACGCCACGATGGCCGCCGTCGGCAACTCCCGTCTCGCTCGGCTCGCGCATAGGGCCTCCTGGGGACAACTCTATCAACCGAAGGGTCACACGTAAACCGGGGGCAGGATCCATGCAGTCACGGCTCCGGCGACCGGTCCCACGCGTCGGTGCGCTGCTGCGTGGGCAGCAATCGTGGGGCCTCGTGTTGCTATGGCACGACGCGGACGCTACAAGCGGGCTCACAGCTTCTGCGCGAGCGACACGGCTGTCGCTCTCCGCTGGCGGCCCGCTCCCGGAGACTGCTGCGGGGCGGGCGGGAGGTGGTCATCGGCCGTGATCGAGCTGCGTGACGTCAGCAAGGTGTACCGGCACGGCGGGCGCGAGGTGACGGCGCTGGAGGGCGTCTCCTTGCGCGTGGCCCCGGGCGAGGTGTTCGGGGTGCTGGGGCACAGCGGCGCGGGCAAATCCACCCTCATCCGCTGCGTCAACCTGCTTGAGCGGCCCACCGCGGGCGAGGTGAAGGTCGAGGGACGGGACATGCTGGCGCTCGGCCCGCGGGAGCTCCGGCAGGCCCGCCAGGGCATCGGCATGATCTTCCAGCACTTCAATCTCTTCTCTGCGCAAACCGTGGCGGAGAACATCGCCTATCCGCTGGCCATCGCGGGCTGGCCGCCGGGACGCATCCGCGAGCGGGTGGATGAGCTCCTCTCGCTTGTCGACCTCTCGGACAAGGCGTGGGCCTACCCGGCCCAGCTGTCCGGCGGCCAGAAGCAGCGGGTGGGGATCGCCCGGGCGCTCGCGCCGCGGCCGCGCGTGCTGCTGTCCGACGAGGCCACCTCCGCGCTCGACCCGGAGACGACACGCGCGGTGCTCGGCCTGCTGCGGGACATCAACCGGCAGCTGGGGCTCACCATCCTGCTCATCACCCACCAGACGGAGGTGCTCAAGGAGATCTGCCGCTCGGCGGCCGTGCTGGAGCGTGGCCGCGTGGTCGAGCAAGGCAAGGTCATCGACCTGCTCGCGCTCCCCGGCGCACGCTTGAGCGCGCTGTGTTATCCGCCGTTCACCGCGGGCAGCTGGTCTGTCCGCCCCGGAGGCCGCCCCGGAGGCCGCCTCGTCTGCCTGTCCCTCGCCGGGGACGCTGCCGCTCAGCCGGTATTCGCCGTGCTGGCGCGCCGCTTCGGCGTGGACGCCACCCTGCTCGAAGGCACGGTGGAGCGGGTTGGAGGCGTCCCGGTGGGCCGGCTCTTGGTCGAGCTCACCGGCGCCCCCGACGCGCTGGAGCAGGCGCTGAGCCACCTGCGCGAGCAGCGTTGTCTGTCGGAGGCCGTCGCCCATGCCTAGCGAGCTCGTGGCGTCGCTGTGGATAGCCACCGTCGAGACGCTCTACATGGCGTCGGTCTCCGCGATCCTGGTCGTGCTCGCCGGGCTCCCGCTCGGCGTGCTGCTGGTGATCACCGACCGCGGCGGGCTCTGGGAGCGGCCGCTGGTCAACCGCTCGCTCGGCACGCTCGTGAACGTGGGGCGCTCCGTGCCGTTCATCATCCTCATGGTGGCCATCGTGCCGCTCACCCGGCTCCTCGTCGGCACCACCATCGGCACCACGGCCGCCATCGTGCCGCTGGTCGTCGCTGCGATCCCGTTCATGGGGCGCGTCGTGGAGCAGAGCTTGCGGGAGGTCGACCCCGGGCTCCTGGAGGCGGCGGTGGCGATGGGCTCCACCCACCGGCAGGTGATCCTCCGGGTGCTCCTGCCCGAGGCGCTGCCGTCCCTCGTGCGCGGCACGGCGCTCATGGTGATCAGCGTGCTCGGATACAGCGCCATGGCGGGCGCCGTGGGCGGCGGCGGCCTCGGCGACCTGGCGGTGAAATACGGTTACATGCGCTTTCGCACGGATGTGATGCTGGGCTGTCTCGTCGTGCTCCTCGTGCTGGTGCAAGGCGTCCAGCTGCTCGGGGACCGCCTCGCCTCCCGGCTCGACCGCACGAGCCCCCGGGGCGCCGGCGCCCGCGATTGACCCTGTTCCAGCGGCCTGGCCCGCGCCGCCTCGCCCCATGAACCCTCCGGAGGACTGACCATGAAGGGAACCCCAGCGATCGTTGTCTCAGCGCTCCTGCTCTCGGTGACGGCGCTGCTCTCCAGCTGCGGTAAGCCGGACGAACCTGCCGGCGCCGGCGGCAGCCGCACCTTGAAGGTCGGCGCCACCCCCGTGCCGCACGCGGAGATCCTCCGGGCGGCCGCGCCGCTGGCCGAGCGGGAGGGTGTGAAGATCGAGGTGGTCGAGTTCACCGACTACATCCAGCCGAACATCGCGCTTTCGGACGGCCAGCTCGGCGCCAATTACTTCCAGCACGTGCCCTACCTGGAGCGCTTCAGCGCCGATCGCCGGCTCTCG
The DNA window shown above is from Sorangium aterium and carries:
- a CDS encoding aldo/keto reductase encodes the protein MREPSETGVADGGHRGVLGAVATTAAAVAVGVAGRPSPAAPAAAGGPARTLGRTGAQVEPVSLGGEGILRTTGRHREAVPVILEALRLGVRYCDTAPAYQQSQDYYGEAFRAAGPKAREQVFLASKTHARDRDGALRLLDDSLRRLGTDHLDLWQLHDLREIEELDAIFGKRGAIEAVEQARADGRVRHVGITGHHDPRILLEAMRRYPVDTVLCAVNPADPARRPFLTTVVEEARRRGVGVIGMKIMAAGRLLQDRAASASELIHYAASHADTVIIGCSSIAEVRENLGARSLSFPMPPAERAALEARVAPRAGRYDTFKAG
- a CDS encoding methionine ABC transporter ATP-binding protein, coding for MIELRDVSKVYRHGGREVTALEGVSLRVAPGEVFGVLGHSGAGKSTLIRCVNLLERPTAGEVKVEGRDMLALGPRELRQARQGIGMIFQHFNLFSAQTVAENIAYPLAIAGWPPGRIRERVDELLSLVDLSDKAWAYPAQLSGGQKQRVGIARALAPRPRVLLSDEATSALDPETTRAVLGLLRDINRQLGLTILLITHQTEVLKEICRSAAVLERGRVVEQGKVIDLLALPGARLSALCYPPFTAGSWSVRPGGRPGGRLVCLSLAGDAAAQPVFAVLARRFGVDATLLEGTVERVGGVPVGRLLVELTGAPDALEQALSHLREQRCLSEAVAHA
- a CDS encoding methionine ABC transporter permease, producing the protein MPSELVASLWIATVETLYMASVSAILVVLAGLPLGVLLVITDRGGLWERPLVNRSLGTLVNVGRSVPFIILMVAIVPLTRLLVGTTIGTTAAIVPLVVAAIPFMGRVVEQSLREVDPGLLEAAVAMGSTHRQVILRVLLPEALPSLVRGTALMVISVLGYSAMAGAVGGGGLGDLAVKYGYMRFRTDVMLGCLVVLLVLVQGVQLLGDRLASRLDRTSPRGAGARD